The Mustela nigripes isolate SB6536 chromosome 6, MUSNIG.SB6536, whole genome shotgun sequence DNA window GGAGAccaaaaatttgcatttttatcaaaTTACTGGGCAACACTGCTAGTTCCAAAAcaacactttgagaaccactagctTAAGCTAAAAACAGTCTTGTATATGCCAACCCCTGATATCGGGTTTATCTGAAAGACTGGGATCTGGAGTTAGACGCTGACAAGTGGAGTTTCCTACAAAACACTTGTTTATTATAAGTAATAATGAGACATAATAACAATAGTTTCCTCATAAAGAAATTTAGTCTTTCCTACTGCAGGAACCCTTaaaactagaggaaaaaaaaatccttcaccgCTATCAACGTGAAGTCACTGAGCACGCAGTTGGGAAGAGATGTGCACAGCCCGCTGTCACAAGCCCCGGAGCACACCCCTGTACCTCGACCCCACTCTGCCTCCTTTGAGTCTCTTCTCTTACAGCAGCATCTGGTAACCAAGTGGGATTAGTCAGCAACTAAAGAGGAAAGCTCGGCGCATTACTACGTCTTAGTTCTTTGGAATCCCGGAAACCAGCCTGCGGCATCAAATATAAAGATGCAAGGGAGAGACCTGGAGAGAAAGCCCAATAGTCATCTCCCAGTTTGCAGAAATGGAGTCAGAACTGGTAGGATGTCATCTTTCAGGTCTTGCTCTTCACTGTCACCCTCATCTTGGCATTACTTCCCACTGCGTTTAGCTCAACAACCTTTACTGAGGTAGATACTGGGACTAGAAAGAAGAGCAAGATACCCTCTTTGCCCTTTGGAAATTCATAGTTTAATCCCTGCTTTGCTGAAGGACGGAGGCACAGGAAAATTAATTGCCGTGGGTAACACCGTTTGATCCGTCTGGGCTGAGAGGAAAAATGAACAGTCAATAGCAGCTCACACAAACCCCTCCTTAATGTTCACTCATCAGAACCCCTTATCCTTCTTAAACGTAAGGGGTAGTGAatcagctgtgggttttttccctcccgtgtattttttttttagagacaatAAAGTTTTTTGGTGTTAAATGGGACTTAAATTTGCTAGAGTCATGAggttatcatcatcattattattattagttattattttaaattacatttttgggTAAAAGCAAGATAAAAGGACTCAAAAATACTCTTAAtcagatgaggaaagaaaggtgaAAATAACTCTCAAAAGCATGAAACATCAATTAACAGTTCATTCAACAAGTGGTAACTGTTCTTTAGTTGTGTTAAAATCAAGTAGGAAACTATAATTAAGTGCTGCACAGGGGGGAACCTGTAGGCTACAGTTGATGCTTgactctattatttttctaactaATGATCTTGGATAAACTTATTTACTcttcttagcctcagtttccttaactatGAAATAACGGCAATAATGCCTTCTTTTGGTGGTTTATTCAAAGAGCAAAGCTAATGTAAATAAGGTACCTACAATCATGCATAAGAAATACCTGGAGAATAATTGTAGTAATTATTAATCATTATTGCAAGTCACTTATATGTTTATTAGAGTAGGCCAAACTTCGAGCATACTGAGGGGCTCACAGATGTATTACCAAGTTAACCATGTTTAAAATTGATaacaaagggacgcctgggtggcttagtcggttaagtggctgccttcagcccaggtccatgatcccagcatcctgggatcaagtccccacatccggctccttgctcggcggggagcctgtttctccctctgcctctgtctgccactctgcctgcctgtgctctctctctctgacaaataaataaaatctgaaaaaaaaattgataatatgTGTACTGTCTCGTGACAAACTACACACAGTCTACTTTGTATTAGAAGATAGAGGGGATATTTGCCATGATCTTTATATTTACATAAGAAAAACGAATTATCCCGAAGTGACTCAGCCCGAGGCATCCGGATCCCCTACCCTGGATGCGCCCCCCAGGACCTGGCCTCTACTTCTCGAGCTCATGAGGGCCTTCGGAACATGGGTCTGTCCCCaccaggaagcagcagcagctctaGCAGCACCTGCCGAGTGGAGCCCCCTCGGGACCGGGACCGGGACCGAGAGCAGGAGCGGGAACGAGAGAGGGAGCGCGAGCGCGAGCGGGGTGCCAGCCGCAGGGAAGACAAACCCAGCTCACCGGGAGACAGCTCCAAGAAGCGAGGCCCCAAGCCCCGGAAAGAGCTCCTGGACCCCTCGCAGAGGCCCTTGGGAGAAGCCAGTGATGGCCTCGGAGATTACCTCAAGGGCAGGAAGCTGGACGAGGCCCCTTCTGGGGCAGGAAAGTTCCCAGCTGGCCACAGCGTGATCCAGCTGGCCCGGAGGCAGGACTCGGACCTGGCCCAGTGCGGTGTGGCCAACCCCAGCCCGGCGGAGGCCACGGGCAAGCCGGCTGTGGACACCTTTCCGGCCAGGGTCATAAAGCACAGGGCCACCTTcctggaggccagaggccagggcaCCATGGACCCAGGTGGCCCCCGGGTCCGGCATGGCTCAGGCACCCCCGGCTCTGTGGGGGGCTTGTATCGGGACATGGGGGCCCAGGGGGGAAGGCCCTCCCTCATCGCCAGGATCCCAGTGGCCAGAATCCTGGGGGACCCAGAGGAGGAGTCCTGGAGTCCCTCTCTGACCAACCTGGAGAAGGTGGTGGTCACCGACGTGACCTCAAACTTTTTGACCATCACCATTAAGGAAAGTAACACGGACCAAggcttttttaaagagaaaagatgaattgCTGGGTGGGTGATCCCAGGgcaagagagcaggagagagagtgggagcgcAAACTTGGCATAACGCTTTTTGTTTCTGGGTGGGAGGTGCCTTCTGGCTGGTCCCGTCCCTAACTTCACACGCCCCGCCTTTTCcgttcctcctccctcccttcagtTTTGGTTGGAAAGATTATCTCTAGAGTTATATTTTCTATTAGatgtaaatatgttatttaagaaaaaatatctaaatatatatatttcaactcttaaaaaaaaaaagaaagaaagaaaaatgaattatcaaGTCTAGGTGTTTAGACATTTTAAGGCCAATTTTCAGGacttttatgtgccaggcattaaaATTAAGCATTCTAGGTAAATTATCCCATTGGATCTTCATGAAAACCTATCAAGTAGACACTATTATCAgccccatttcatagataaggCAACTCAGCTTCAGAAAGCTTttatgctcaaggtcacagagcaaataCAGAGCTGAGAGTGGCACCAAGAGTCCAGAGTGTGGCTCTTAACCATCCCACAGCCTGGCCACCTCCAAGGAAGAATCTGGACTTCACTGTGAGTGAAATGGAAGCTGCAGAGATCTGGAGAACATTTccgcctctgctcctctcctgtgCTGAAAGGCATCCAGCACCACTCCTGAGGCATGGTGTGCACAACAGTCTTTGAGTGGCAAATGACTGTCCAGGCTAGGGGAAGGCGATATCATCTTTAAGACTCAGCCTCTTCATGtgcaacagagagaaaataagactTTATCATTTGTGTTTGGGATCATAAATAACGCACCTGCAATTGgagtaggttttatttttttttttcccatctcatAGGACCTCAAACTGCGCCAGTATAACTCTCTCTTCAATTTGAGCTAAAAtgaataatacatataaatgtagCCCTCTATCATTCTGTTCATTTAACAAGTATTCATTTGTACCTACTACTCACCAGGTACTCTTTGAGGGTCTGGAGATACCTCAGtaaagagaagagacaaaaagTACTCCCCGATGCTTCAAAGTGGACAGGCAGACCACAGACGAATAAACTGAGAGACCCGGGTCTAAGAAGAGCCATGGAGAACATAGGATTTCACATCATTGCTTCTTTTTCCGACAAACATGAGCGAAATACAAACAATAAATCCTCAAGGCGATACATTCCCCCCTCAAACACTGAACTGGTAATGCCCAGCAACCCCTTTAAAAAGATGGTGGACTCACAGTTGTTTCTTAGGAGAGCCTTGCTGTTTCTGTTATTTCAATAACACGGACACACTATAAGTTATCTGAGACCTAACAGATTCCATAAAAGATAACACACACATGCCCCAGATAAGAGTCAACACAGGGTAACTAAATAAAGTTTTACAGCAAAATGGGCTGCATGCATACGACAGAGATGGAGGCAATATATCTTAGCCATGGAGCTGACAGATTGGGGTTCAAAACCCACCTCTGCCACATTCTAGCTTTTTGTCTTGGACAAGTTATCCTCTTCAAGCCTCAGTTCCATCATCTGTGAGAGGACCAACAATTCCTACTTCAAAAATGTCTGTAAGGACTATAGGagacagaatatataaaggatgTCACAGAGTACCCAGCA harbors:
- the LOC132020125 gene encoding chromobox protein homolog 8-like, yielding MCTVSDSARGIRIPYPGCAPQDLASTSRAHEGLRNMGLSPPGSSSSSSSTCRVEPPRDRDRDREQERERERERERERGASRREDKPSSPGDSSKKRGPKPRKELLDPSQRPLGEASDGLGDYLKGRKLDEAPSGAGKFPAGHSVIQLARRQDSDLAQCGVANPSPAEATGKPAVDTFPARVIKHRATFLEARGQGTMDPGGPRVRHGSGTPGSVGGLYRDMGAQGGRPSLIARIPVARILGDPEEESWSPSLTNLEKVVVTDVTSNFLTITIKESNTDQGFFKEKR